The nucleotide sequence TGAACAAAAAGAaccttgtaagaacctaaaccaaGTCATGAGGCACTCGGTGGCTCACTGATGGCCACTGATCTTCAGCCTAGCCTTAATATGTATAGAACATAGTCAAAAGTAATATATCACTGACTGTTCCTAAAGCCAATGGGCTCCTAAGAAAGACTCAGTGAGGTCTGCAAGGAACTGGAGCCATTTCCCCATTCTATAGGTTTTCCAGCTAAAGGAAGTAGGACAGACCAGAACTCTCCCTTGGCAGACCTCACTGAGCTCCTCTTAGTGCTCTGTGCTTCAGAGAGAAAAAGGCCTGGCTTAACAGTACGCAACAATCCACATGTGCTCACTTTTACCAGTGAAACACTACaagaagccttccccaacctggtgctctccagatgttatggactagaattcccatcagctctgaacactggctagagctgatggcaattgtagtccaaaataaatggaggacaccaggttggggaagattgcTCTGGGGAATAATTTAGAAACTAAGATTGTTCGTACAACAATTTGCACAAACTGAAGAGACAGGGCTGGCCCCATGATCATCCTGATGAATGGCCTGAGAGCATCACTTATCTCCCACATGCTATGAGCCCatacttccttctcttcctttggCATGTATGTCATCATGGCCAGTCTTCTACATATGATCCATATTAACTTCTCTCCAGGCTCCTTTCAAGATCTATCGGCTGCTATAAACACTGCTTGCAGGCCAATGCCTAGGCCAAAGCTGCCAGCATTCATGACAGTGGCAAATCTGTGTCTGGGTTGTAGCATTTCAGACTAGAGGAAcaaggatttttgtttttaatattcctTGCATGTAAGAAGCTAGGATGTCAAGGAGAAGACTAGGCTAGAACATTTCTCCTTGACATGTATTTTTTACAAATAAGGAAtttgtgtctgtctgtctagaCTCTATAGGAAGAACATGCGATCCCATGAGCTCCCAAGCTGCAGTCCAAAATGGTTCAGGTCAGACACAGGCTTATCAGCTCTATGAAGATCATAGCAAGGCTAAAAGGTTTCAGCCATCCACTTAATGGTACTACCCCAAATAGAGTGAGTGTTTTAATTCCCAACTAGACATGATTTTCAGTCTCACCAATAAAGTGTACCAAGGCCAACAGCTCAACATGTCAGAAATAGACAGCAGGGTGCGCAGTTTGGTCGATGCAGTGAGAACATTTTAAATAAAGGTACTCTACCCTGTCTTTAAGTCTCTGCTAGTCTTTAAATAGCTAATATATGACAGAACCTCAGCTTTCTCCCTCTGCCAGTCAACATGATGCTGAACAATAAGCAAGAGAGATGAAAGAGACAGAAAGGATAAGAAAAGCAGCACTGAGGGCTACTATTCAAATTACCCGGTTGCGAGAGTAGTCTGCGTCTCCCCAGAGTACAATGCCGTGAGCCCCCATGGCTGCAGCCTGCCCAATGGTGTACACCAAGTCTGtctacaacaacaacagaaaccaGCACACATAAATTTGCAGGCTTATGGTAATGCTAAGCCATTTCTGGTGGATGCGGTGCACTTTATTTAGTGGAATGTTTCTCCTAGAATTTCCCCCCATACATATAAAGATCTCTCAGCTGGTtggattaaaaagaaagaaaaatacaagaaaaatctACACACTAATTCACACACTACTCTCATAATAAAACATGTATAAAATCCAGCCCTCTAGTGCACGTTTTCCAGAAGTGATCAGTACAGATAGCAAAAGATGGGGAGAAATGCTCCTTTGGCTCAGGAGTAGCAGTCCCCAGCCATTGTTCATCAAAGCTCTAGCAAGGGCACCAGTCCACTGCTTCCTTCTGTTCAGTGCTGCCCGTATTGATATGCGAGTAGGTAGCCCCTGGAAGTTAGTCTCACCAGCTACAAGCCCACTTCCTCACCTGTCCATTCACATAGGCAGCATCAGTGAGGAAGGAGCAGTTATGATTCTCCTACCTCACTTCCTCTACAGAGCTGGAGCTTTCATCTTCTCTGGGTGTTCCTCCACTTTCAAAGAGTAGCATCTGAAGATCATTCCTAACACTCAGCCCCCATCCCCACGTTGTTAGGGTAAATGTGAAGAGAGACCGTAACACAATGGCAGACAACCTGCTTGGTATGCAGAatgttcattccctggcatctccagtttttgGTGTGTatgggtggttgttgtttttaaaaagatccaaTAGTTGGTGATGGGAATGATATCTGACACTTTAGAAAGCCATTACCAGTCAGATTagtcaatattgagctagatagacagattggcagtggttcttcagggtttcagataggggatattctagccctacctggagatgccgaggattgaacctgtcaccttctacaagcaaagcagatgctctaccactgagctacagcccttcctaaaAAAGCTTATATTGCCTTCAGAAGAAGAgattcttcttccttcttctggccATTAAGGCAAGCAGTGGAGAGCTCAGTTCACTTCCATACATTCCATCATTAAAATGTTAACTTCTGAATCCCATCTCTTTCTGAATTAGAAGCTAGGATGGTCAGGAATCTCACACTAGCTTGGAGGGTGGATATCTCCTATCCCTGCTATAGTCCAGAACCAAAAGCCGTAGGTTGTATTGAATGCTGCATGCATAGAACCCCTctcacacaatgggacttcccctcacATTTCcataatctgctctggagagtctcCCAATCTTCTGGAgaagattttgagggtgtgtgaGCAGAATGGCAGAGTTGTCCAGTAGTGATGATTGAATGTTTAGACAGAAATATCAGTCCCATTTAATGCTAAGTACACTGCTGAGCACAAGGGAagactcatgtgtgtgtgtgttcacggAAGGAGAGTGGGCATAGGTTTTATTTTCAAAGCGTAATCCTGATCTATTTCACTCCCTGTGCCACAGAAGCATTTTTATCTTCTGAAACAGTAAAATTTTCAGCCCTAAAAGTGATATTGAATGGCATAtacaacacaacacacacacacacacacttttacacCACCATAGAAAATCAAGATTCCTAATGGATCTCTAATCCTGCTGTAGGGCCCAAAATATGTGAGAATTGCTTGGCAGACAGACTTACATTCCATGTAATTGGAGGGGAAGAAAACCATGGCTGGCATGGTCAGTAAAGTGGTGTTAAATGTGAGTGTAGGTATTAAATGTTCAATGTTAGCCCTATGTGTATCAGATTTAACAACATATGTCAAGTAGTGATGCTCACATGCTGATGGaagaaagattttaaaaaacacaaagaaaTATTGGAAgcaattatatattttaaaaaaacacccatacTGGAGTGATTTTAGATGAAGAATATTTAAAATAAGTATATTTTGAATAAatactgtattgtgttttaatccaAACAAAACAGGTCTCTCCCAAGAGCCCTGTTtgtttgtagtccagcatcaccaTGGCTGGGAGTAAATTTGGTGGCAGCTCATCCAATCCTCAGATAAAGTCTTAAAGTCAGGATCAAATAATGCCTTCTCTTGTTTCCATTCCTCTGTGCTATGAGGCTCCTTCCTTAGTCAGCTATAATTGATCAAGAGTTCTAAGTAAGACCCAAATGTCTTGGCGATCTCAGCAATACATCTGTTGGGCTCAAAGCATGGGCTATATACTACAGTATGTGCCGTCTAGAAGCAAGGGGACAGAAGGTAAGCATCTCACCTGAGTCAACTCCTTCAGCGTGTAGGTGTAGAACGGTCTGGCATACACAAAGACGGGTAGGGAGTGTTGGACAGAAGGCAGCTCAGCCACTCTCAGGGCTTCCCCCACTTTGGCCCACACAAACTTCTTCCCTTGTGGAGAGGTCCTCAGCACCTCCTCCATGTAGATTGAAGGGTAGAGGGCCTTACTGTTTTCCCAAAGCCAGATCAGCTCGTTGTTACGCTGCACTTCTAGTGGAGGGCAATGCCCTGTGAAGTTCTCAAAGTCATCCAAATAGTGGTAGTTATAGCATTCTGGGAAGAGGTAGTAGCCCCACCAGCCATCGGGGCGCAGAGAGCGGGCTAGCTGGAGGGTGTCAGACATGAACTTCTTAGCAGCCGTCTCAAATTCCCACTTGGCCTTCATTTCTGCCTGGGAATCAGACAAATGGAGGTTCCTTTGTCTTACAAGATGGAGAGACATGTTCCGATAGACATTTTTCTTATCCCAGTTGCGTACCCACTGGGGCCTCCAGTTCTCCCAGTCAATCACAGAGAGGCCTGCAAAGGAGTTGCAGGGCATGGCCACAGCAATGTCCCTCTTCATCTTGCCCAAGTGTTCCATCAGGCTGGCATTCTGAGGGCAGCCCCCATTGATGGCAGTAGGTGGCACGGTTGTATTCAAGTAATAGGGATACAAGCCCAGCTGGTCATAGTAGAAGATGGTGATGTTCTCACCCACAAAGGCTCCCTGGGAATTCACTAGGATGCCATAGGAATCCAAGCTGAGAGGGACCTTGTAAGCTGGGCAACGAGCAGTTGGTGCATTCCAGGCCACTAGAAAAGGGCTCTCTTTGACAATAGGGGGAAGGGATGGTTTCAGGCTATGAGAAGCTGCAGGGAAGCCTGGGAAcaagagcaacagcagcagaaaggTGTGGCAGCTGAAGGATCTGTGTAGCCTCAAGTGAGTTGAAGTGCATTTTGGGGGCCTAACCGAGCATGAGGATTTTGCATCAAGTGCAATGCTGCAGGAAAGACAGAAGAGACCCATCAGTGTTATGTGAGCATGACTCTGACCAAACAGAAATTTTTTAGGTAAAGCCAACCTTAGTCCAGTCTTGAACGTCGGTTCACATCTAATCAGGgtggggtccaatttggcccacatGGCCATTTTTAACAGATCacaccacctgtcaatcagctgacatcacctgTGACATCAGCTAATGGGTGGTGCTCAATTCTGCCTTGGCTGCATGAGCAGGTGCTTGCAGCCAAAACAGGACTTAGCCATCTGCTtgtgagctgatgagcaggagtgAAATCCTACTGGAAACAGGTATGTGCAGCCAAGGCAAACAGCCCCAGGTTTTgttttgtgtctttttttttgCAGGCACTGGCTGCGGAAGGGACTTCTCTCGCCAGCTGACTATGCTTGCAAACTGCacctttctttctcccctccccaacacATAAGCGCGTTTCTCAAGCATTGGCAGAGCGCAAGAGAAGTCCCTCCTGCAAGTGATGCCTGCATTAAACCAGGCGGCCTTgctcaaggaggaggaagcattTTCCGTTTAGTGGGGAACCACTTCTCTCTCCTGCACCACTTGCAAAGTCCTTTGGAAGCTTCTTTGCCTGCTCTTTTAAGTCTCCGAAACTTAGGGAGGGAGAAATAATTTCCACTaaatggaaactgcttcccccTACTTCAGCAAAGCACAAACCTGCTTCCAAGGAGCTTTGAAACAGCCCAACGCTGTGCTTTGAAGTCCGGACATCAGAgcttcaaagtgcagcatcacctgacatcaccataatgtcagatgactgacagggCTGGAGAGATAACAgtctggcccactggccagagaaggttccccatccctgatagaaTAAACCAGTTTCCCCCCTGCAGAGTATGACCCTCCAGAATCATCACAAgcaccagtggaggctgatccattaaggcaagtgggacactgccccaccaagctcagtctgccctcagtcagcccccTACCTCCTCATTTACAACCAGTCTAGCAGGtagcactggctgtcagcctcctccATAGTCTCAGTCTTGCCACTGTAGAACTcaggaggaggaaggatggggacaACACCAGAAATAGTGGGCTCTGTCTCTGCCTCctgctggcctccctgccttccaccctcccaGTCCCACCTGGCTCCACTCACCAGCAGTATATATGTATTGGCTAATTGATCATCATTTTCATCTGATCTGACAGTCACATTTGTCTTGGGAGCATCCCAGAGCCTCTGAAATCTCCAGCTGCTTTGGGGTGCAGTCAAAAGAACAGCAAAACCTTGCTCCTTCCCTTAAGATTTAGTCTCACGTTCCAGGGTCAGGAGTCAAATGCAGACCGGGTAGGAAAAGGAGTGTTGGTGGCAAGTGTATCTCTCCATTCCAATCAGGTCTAAAAGGAAGGCTGCCTGTTTGCTAATTGCCACTGCTGCAAGCGGTTTCCCTTAAGCTAATTTGCAGAGTAATTCAATTTGCAGCACACAtgaatgagggagggagggagagctgctgCTCTTTAGAGACCATCCGGCTCTGAGGTTGCAAACCTGCTtccattgggggtgggggaaagagactTGCCTAACTTTGCTGTGTTGCTATAGTCATGTCGGTATTGCCACTGGCAATTTTCTCtgtttagaacagggatggggcacttgcattgttggactccaactcccatctgccccagccagcatggccaatggtcagggatggtggaagttgtggtcctgcaacatctggagggccacaggttccccattccagtTTATAATTTAATTCTTTGGTTAGGGAAGTTCTAATACCCAAATTTAGCATTTGCGTTTATCAAACATTATGGACACACATTCTGAATCAAGAACCCCAGGAGCTCCAGCTGTTATTGATACAAAACAATGGAGAAATAAAGGCTCCTCCCACCATCCCGTGGAATGGCagggctttctttcttttcttctcagGCTCCCCAGCTTAGTGAGGCCAATTCCACCAGGAACTGAGCAGTCACATTAACCTCATTCTGCACAGGGCACAGAGCAGACATCCATATGATTACAACCTTCAATGATTGTTGACCCTGCATTAAGCCTACTATTCGCCCAGAGGCAAAACACTTCTTAGTCAAATGCATTACCCACTAATGTCCAGAGCCCTCAGAAAACCTTGTATGACATGATGTAGTAGAAGTAGAGTGAAAGCCAGAAAGATCTTATCATTCAGTTTCTAGGGACATGGGTTGATTAAAGTTCATACATCCATTCCGTCTTCTAATAAAAGAGACACAAGGCATACATTTCAAGATCGTCAAGTCATTCATTGTCATGATGTATAGGTTAAATTGAGAAAAACACCTTTAATTAGGTTACCAATACCAGGATCTGTGTTATCTATGACTGTGAGTTGCAAATGTTTTTCTG is from Rhineura floridana isolate rRhiFlo1 chromosome 3, rRhiFlo1.hap2, whole genome shotgun sequence and encodes:
- the LOC133380536 gene encoding hyaluronidase-4-like isoform X1, coding for MAMWAKLDPTLIRCEPTFKTGLSIALDAKSSCSVRPPKCTSTHLRLHRSFSCHTFLLLLLLFPGFPAASHSLKPSLPPIVKESPFLVAWNAPTARCPAYKVPLSLDSYGILVNSQGAFVGENITIFYYDQLGLYPYYLNTTVPPTAINGGCPQNASLMEHLGKMKRDIAVAMPCNSFAGLSVIDWENWRPQWVRNWDKKNVYRNMSLHLVRQRNLHLSDSQAEMKAKWEFETAAKKFMSDTLQLARSLRPDGWWGYYLFPECYNYHYLDDFENFTGHCPPLEVQRNNELIWLWENSKALYPSIYMEEVLRTSPQGKKFVWAKVGEALRVAELPSVQHSLPVFVYARPFYTYTLKELTQTDLVYTIGQAAAMGAHGIVLWGDADYSRNRTNCLKIQDYLLSTLGPYIVNVTMATKLCSQIICNNHGRCIRRRMDSDTYLHLSPDSFQIQTSTDGNQTQVSVMGTLSRQQQDKMRAEFMCHCYQGWNGESCHSRGHGFRLRTCDWFIPGVILLALWARHL
- the LOC133380536 gene encoding hyaluronidase-4-like isoform X3, whose amino-acid sequence is MAAKLLSIALDAKSSCSVRPPKCTSTHLRLHRSFSCHTFLLLLLLFPGFPAASHSLKPSLPPIVKESPFLVAWNAPTARCPAYKVPLSLDSYGILVNSQGAFVGENITIFYYDQLGLYPYYLNTTVPPTAINGGCPQNASLMEHLGKMKRDIAVAMPCNSFAGLSVIDWENWRPQWVRNWDKKNVYRNMSLHLVRQRNLHLSDSQAEMKAKWEFETAAKKFMSDTLQLARSLRPDGWWGYYLFPECYNYHYLDDFENFTGHCPPLEVQRNNELIWLWENSKALYPSIYMEEVLRTSPQGKKFVWAKVGEALRVAELPSVQHSLPVFVYARPFYTYTLKELTQTDLVYTIGQAAAMGAHGIVLWGDADYSRNRTNCLKIQDYLLSTLGPYIVNVTMATKLCSQIICNNHGRCIRRRMDSDTYLHLSPDSFQIQTSTDGNQTQVSVMGTLSRQQQDKMRAEFMCHCYQGWNGESCHSRGHGFRLRTCDWFIPGVILLALWARHL
- the LOC133380536 gene encoding hyaluronidase-4-like isoform X2 encodes the protein MSELEGRRRRRSIALDAKSSCSVRPPKCTSTHLRLHRSFSCHTFLLLLLLFPGFPAASHSLKPSLPPIVKESPFLVAWNAPTARCPAYKVPLSLDSYGILVNSQGAFVGENITIFYYDQLGLYPYYLNTTVPPTAINGGCPQNASLMEHLGKMKRDIAVAMPCNSFAGLSVIDWENWRPQWVRNWDKKNVYRNMSLHLVRQRNLHLSDSQAEMKAKWEFETAAKKFMSDTLQLARSLRPDGWWGYYLFPECYNYHYLDDFENFTGHCPPLEVQRNNELIWLWENSKALYPSIYMEEVLRTSPQGKKFVWAKVGEALRVAELPSVQHSLPVFVYARPFYTYTLKELTQTDLVYTIGQAAAMGAHGIVLWGDADYSRNRTNCLKIQDYLLSTLGPYIVNVTMATKLCSQIICNNHGRCIRRRMDSDTYLHLSPDSFQIQTSTDGNQTQVSVMGTLSRQQQDKMRAEFMCHCYQGWNGESCHSRGHGFRLRTCDWFIPGVILLALWARHL
- the LOC133380536 gene encoding hyaluronidase-4-like isoform X4, encoding MRSIALDAKSSCSVRPPKCTSTHLRLHRSFSCHTFLLLLLLFPGFPAASHSLKPSLPPIVKESPFLVAWNAPTARCPAYKVPLSLDSYGILVNSQGAFVGENITIFYYDQLGLYPYYLNTTVPPTAINGGCPQNASLMEHLGKMKRDIAVAMPCNSFAGLSVIDWENWRPQWVRNWDKKNVYRNMSLHLVRQRNLHLSDSQAEMKAKWEFETAAKKFMSDTLQLARSLRPDGWWGYYLFPECYNYHYLDDFENFTGHCPPLEVQRNNELIWLWENSKALYPSIYMEEVLRTSPQGKKFVWAKVGEALRVAELPSVQHSLPVFVYARPFYTYTLKELTQTDLVYTIGQAAAMGAHGIVLWGDADYSRNRTNCLKIQDYLLSTLGPYIVNVTMATKLCSQIICNNHGRCIRRRMDSDTYLHLSPDSFQIQTSTDGNQTQVSVMGTLSRQQQDKMRAEFMCHCYQGWNGESCHSRGHGFRLRTCDWFIPGVILLALWARHL